A single region of the Hyphomicrobiales bacterium genome encodes:
- the rpsO gene encoding 30S ribosomal subunit protein S15: protein MSITAERKQELLKDYGRVANDTGSPEVQVAILTTRIVNLTEHFRTHAKDNHSRRGLLKMVSQRRSLLDYLKRKDEARYRSLIERLGLRR, encoded by the coding sequence ATGTCGATTACTGCCGAGCGCAAGCAAGAGCTCCTCAAGGATTATGGGCGGGTTGCCAACGACACCGGCTCTCCCGAGGTGCAGGTTGCGATCCTGACCACACGCATCGTCAATCTGACCGAGCATTTCCGCACTCACGCGAAGGACAACCACTCGCGTCGCGGACTGCTGAAGATGGTTTCGCAGCGCCGTTCGCTGCTCGACTACCTGAAGCGGAAGGATGAAGCCCGTTACCGCAGCCTGATCGAGCGCCTCGGCCTCCGTCGCTGA
- the rbfA gene encoding Ribosome-binding factor A: MPKKRFDTGPGPSQRALRVGELVRHAMAEILTRGDLIDDVVTSHVITIPEVRMSPDLKLATIYVMPLGGKDEKAVVEALQRHRRFLRGELSRRLSIKFMPDIRFRLDESFDEAARIDSLLHSHKVQADLSSHPGEDDDDDAGPDGMNSHPYARPSKADDDETP; encoded by the coding sequence ATGCCAAAAAAGAGATTCGACACGGGCCCAGGCCCGAGCCAACGCGCGTTGCGCGTCGGCGAACTCGTCCGCCATGCGATGGCCGAGATACTGACGCGCGGCGATCTGATCGACGACGTCGTCACTTCACATGTGATCACCATTCCCGAAGTGCGGATGTCGCCGGATCTCAAGCTGGCGACGATCTATGTCATGCCCCTCGGCGGCAAGGACGAGAAGGCGGTGGTCGAAGCCCTCCAGCGCCATCGCCGCTTCCTGCGCGGCGAGCTGTCACGGCGCCTCAGCATCAAATTCATGCCCGATATCCGCTTCCGCCTCGACGAGAGCTTCGACGAGGCGGCTCGCATCGACAGCCTGCTGCATTCCCACAAAGTGCAGGCCGACCTCTCCTCGCATCCGGGCGAGGATGACGACGACGATGCGGGACCGGATGGCATGAACTCACACCCCTATGCCCGCCCCTCAAAAGCAGATGATGATGAGACCCCTTGA
- the truB gene encoding tRNA pseudouridine synthase B, which produces MPAPQKQMMMRPLERATMSDIADEPPSFPPSPATPSSGRGQQPPRRKRDVHGWVVLDKPVGMTSTHAVAVVKRVLQAKKAGHAGTLDPLASGLLPIALGEATKTVPFVMDGRKAYQFTVAWGSQTDTDDAEGSVTATSEARPDEAAILAVLPRFSGDIMQVPPRFSAIKIAGERAYDLARGGEVVELQARPVRIDRLTLVSHTPDHSVFEAECGKGTYVRAIARDLGLAIGCYGHVAALRRTRVGPFMTDRSISLEDLQKAGQEAPGEALSAVLPVDAALDDLPSVAVSRPDAARLARGQGVLLRGRDAPIIEGPLSVTCQGRLVAVADIAGGEIVPRRVFNLSGGL; this is translated from the coding sequence ATGCCCGCCCCTCAAAAGCAGATGATGATGAGACCCCTTGAGCGCGCCACGATGAGCGACATCGCCGACGAGCCCCCCAGCTTCCCGCCCTCGCCCGCCACGCCCTCTTCGGGCCGTGGCCAGCAGCCCCCGCGCCGCAAACGCGACGTGCACGGCTGGGTGGTGCTCGACAAGCCTGTCGGCATGACCTCGACCCATGCGGTAGCCGTCGTAAAGCGGGTCCTGCAGGCGAAGAAGGCCGGCCATGCCGGCACGCTCGATCCCCTTGCCTCGGGCCTCCTGCCGATTGCTCTGGGTGAAGCGACGAAAACGGTTCCTTTCGTGATGGACGGCCGCAAGGCGTACCAGTTCACGGTGGCCTGGGGCAGCCAGACCGATACGGACGACGCCGAGGGCAGCGTCACCGCGACCAGTGAGGCGCGCCCGGACGAGGCCGCCATCCTGGCCGTGCTGCCACGCTTCAGCGGCGACATCATGCAGGTGCCGCCACGCTTCTCCGCGATCAAGATCGCCGGCGAGCGCGCCTACGACCTGGCGCGCGGCGGCGAGGTGGTCGAACTCCAGGCACGGCCGGTCAGGATCGACCGGCTTACGCTCGTCAGCCACACACCGGACCACAGCGTGTTCGAGGCGGAATGCGGCAAGGGCACCTATGTCCGCGCCATCGCCCGCGACCTCGGCCTTGCCATCGGCTGCTACGGCCACGTCGCCGCGCTGCGGCGCACGCGGGTCGGCCCCTTCATGACCGATCGCTCCATATCCCTTGAAGATCTCCAGAAGGCCGGACAAGAGGCGCCCGGTGAGGCGCTTTCGGCCGTTCTTCCGGTGGACGCGGCGTTGGACGATCTGCCTTCGGTCGCCGTCAGCCGGCCCGATGCCGCGCGGCTGGCACGCGGCCAGGGCGTTCTCTTGCGAGGCCGCGATGCGCCGATCATCGAGGGGCCCCTTTCGGTGACCTGCCAGGGACGCCTGGTGGCCGTCGCCGACATCGCCGGCGGCGAGATCGTGCCGCGGCGCGTTTTCAACCTGTCAGGCGGATTGTGA